A genomic window from Caballeronia sp. SBC1 includes:
- the lepA gene encoding translation elongation factor 4, whose protein sequence is MNHIRNFSIIAHIDHGKSTLADRIIQLCGGLSDREMDAQVLDSMDLERERGITIKAQTAALSYKALDGQVYNLNLIDTPGHVDFSYEVSRSLSACEGALLVVDASQGVEAQTVANCYMAIELGVEVVPVLNKIDLPAADPENAISEIEDVIGIDATDATRCSAKTGLGVTDVLEALIAKVPPPKGDPDAPLQALIIDSWFDNYVGVVMLVRIKNGTLRPKDKIKMMASGAIYPVESLGVFAPKATNLASLSAGQVGFIIAGIKELQAAKVGDTVTTVARPAEAPLPGFKEVKPQVFAGLYPIEANQYDALRESLEKLKLNDSSLQYEPEVSQALGFGFRCGFLGLLHMEIVQERLEREFDMDLITTAPTVVYEVVKRDGVLIQVENPAKMPEPSYIEEVREPIVTVNLYMPQEYVGAVITLCTNKRGQQINMLYHGRQVQLTYEIPMAEIVLDFFDRLKSTSRGYASMDYEFKEYRASDVVKVDMLINGDKVDALSVIVHRSQSQHRGREVASKMRELIPRQMYDVAIQATIGANIIARENIKALRKNVLAKCYGGDISRKKKLLEKQKAGKKRMKQVGSVEIPQEAFLAILRVED, encoded by the coding sequence ATGAATCATATTCGTAACTTCTCGATCATTGCGCACATCGACCACGGCAAGTCGACGCTCGCCGATCGCATCATCCAGTTGTGCGGCGGCTTGTCCGATCGCGAGATGGACGCGCAGGTGCTCGACTCCATGGATCTCGAGCGCGAACGCGGTATCACCATCAAGGCGCAAACCGCCGCACTGAGCTACAAGGCGCTCGACGGTCAGGTCTACAACCTGAACCTGATCGACACCCCGGGCCACGTCGACTTCTCGTACGAGGTCAGCCGCTCGCTGTCCGCCTGCGAAGGCGCGCTGCTCGTGGTCGACGCCAGTCAGGGCGTGGAAGCGCAGACGGTCGCCAATTGCTACATGGCAATCGAGCTGGGCGTGGAAGTCGTGCCGGTCCTGAACAAAATCGACCTGCCCGCAGCAGATCCCGAGAACGCGATTTCAGAAATTGAAGACGTGATCGGGATTGATGCAACCGATGCTACGCGTTGCAGCGCCAAGACAGGCCTCGGCGTGACCGACGTGCTAGAGGCGCTGATCGCCAAAGTGCCGCCGCCGAAGGGCGATCCGGACGCACCACTGCAGGCGCTGATCATCGATTCATGGTTCGACAATTACGTCGGCGTGGTCATGCTCGTGCGTATCAAGAACGGCACGCTGCGCCCGAAAGACAAGATCAAGATGATGGCGTCCGGCGCAATTTATCCGGTCGAAAGTCTCGGCGTGTTCGCGCCGAAAGCCACGAATCTCGCGTCGCTGTCGGCGGGGCAGGTGGGCTTCATCATCGCGGGCATTAAAGAATTGCAGGCGGCGAAAGTTGGCGATACGGTCACCACCGTCGCACGTCCGGCCGAAGCGCCGCTGCCAGGTTTCAAGGAAGTGAAGCCGCAAGTGTTCGCGGGTTTGTATCCGATCGAAGCGAACCAATACGACGCACTGCGTGAATCGCTGGAAAAGCTGAAGCTCAACGACTCCTCGCTGCAATACGAGCCGGAAGTGTCGCAAGCGCTCGGTTTCGGTTTTCGATGCGGCTTTCTCGGTCTTCTGCACATGGAGATCGTGCAGGAGCGGCTCGAGCGCGAGTTCGACATGGACCTCATCACCACGGCGCCGACCGTGGTGTACGAGGTCGTGAAGCGCGATGGCGTGCTGATCCAGGTCGAGAACCCGGCCAAGATGCCGGAGCCTTCGTACATTGAAGAAGTGCGCGAACCGATCGTGACCGTGAACCTGTACATGCCGCAGGAGTATGTGGGCGCGGTGATCACGCTCTGTACGAACAAGCGCGGCCAGCAGATCAACATGCTGTATCACGGGCGCCAGGTTCAACTCACGTATGAAATCCCGATGGCGGAAATCGTGCTGGATTTCTTCGACCGGCTGAAGTCCACATCGCGCGGTTATGCCTCCATGGACTACGAGTTCAAGGAATATCGCGCGTCGGACGTGGTGAAAGTCGACATGCTGATTAACGGCGACAAAGTCGATGCGTTGTCGGTGATCGTGCACCGGTCGCAGAGCCAGCATCGCGGGCGCGAAGTGGCGTCGAAGATGCGCGAGCTGATTCCGCGGCAAATGTACGACGTGGCAATCCAGGCGACTATTGGCGCGAACATTATCGCGCGCGAGAACATTAAAGCATTGCGTAAGAACGTTCTGGCAAAGTGCTACGGCGGCGATATCTCGCGAAAGAAAAAGCTTCTGGAAAAGCAGAAGGCCGGCAAGAAGCGCATGAAACAAGTCGGTTCGGTCGAGATTCCGCAAGAAGCTTTCCTCGCGATTCTTCGCGTCGAAGATTAA
- a CDS encoding DegQ family serine endoprotease: MSNLSLRTYFAAAAFAACLPLATFAATATATAPASTPAPAAATVAVPGVNLPDFTTLVDKVGPSVVNIRTTTRVSSSNDLHGLPPGMDEGDMSEFFRRFFGIPMPGTPGSPRGGGGSGSGNGGNGGSGGGDQGGDSGSGSAPQDNTPDNSEQSSGVGSGFIMSADGYVMTNAHVVDDADTIYVTLTDKREFKAKLIGVDERTDVAVVKIQATSLPAITIGDSNKVRVGEWVLAIGSPFGLDNTVTAGIVSAKGRDTGDYLPFIQTDVAVNPGNSGGPLINMAGEVIGINSQIYSRTGGFMGISFAIPIDEAMRVADQLKTTGKVTRGRIAVAIGEVTKEVADSLGLPKAQGALVSSVEAGGPADKAGIQPGDIILKYNGHDVTTATDLPRMVGDTKPGTKATITVWRKGESRDLPITIAEMQPDKVAKAETKKTPPPKASASNTLGIAVSDIPADQKKALKLTNGVMVDAVEGPAARAGFQKGDIILRIGDTDITSAKQFDAVAQNVDPSKMVAVLVRRGDNTQFVPLRPRAPVQK; this comes from the coding sequence ATGAGCAATCTCTCGCTGCGCACCTATTTCGCGGCCGCGGCGTTTGCCGCATGCCTGCCGCTCGCGACCTTCGCGGCCACAGCAACGGCAACGGCGCCCGCGTCGACGCCCGCGCCTGCTGCCGCAACGGTCGCGGTGCCGGGAGTGAATTTGCCGGACTTCACCACACTCGTCGACAAAGTAGGTCCGTCCGTCGTCAATATTCGTACGACAACTCGCGTCAGCAGCAGCAACGATCTGCACGGCTTGCCACCCGGCATGGACGAAGGCGATATGTCGGAGTTTTTCCGCCGTTTCTTCGGTATTCCGATGCCCGGCACGCCGGGTTCGCCGCGCGGCGGTGGTGGAAGCGGTAGTGGGAACGGCGGGAACGGCGGAAGCGGAGGCGGCGATCAAGGCGGCGACAGCGGTAGCGGCAGCGCTCCGCAGGACAACACTCCGGACAATTCGGAGCAGAGCAGCGGCGTGGGCTCGGGTTTCATCATGTCGGCCGATGGTTACGTGATGACCAATGCCCACGTGGTCGACGACGCGGACACCATCTACGTCACGCTCACGGACAAACGCGAATTCAAGGCGAAGCTAATCGGTGTCGATGAACGCACGGACGTGGCGGTCGTCAAGATCCAGGCGACAAGCTTGCCGGCCATTACCATCGGCGATTCGAACAAGGTGCGTGTGGGTGAATGGGTGCTGGCAATCGGCTCGCCGTTCGGGCTCGACAACACGGTGACGGCGGGTATTGTCAGCGCGAAGGGGCGTGACACGGGTGACTATCTGCCCTTCATCCAGACTGACGTCGCGGTGAATCCGGGTAATTCGGGTGGCCCGCTGATCAATATGGCGGGCGAGGTGATTGGCATCAACTCGCAGATCTACAGCCGTACGGGCGGCTTCATGGGGATTTCGTTCGCGATTCCTATCGATGAAGCCATGCGCGTCGCCGATCAACTGAAGACAACGGGCAAGGTCACGCGCGGCCGCATTGCGGTGGCGATCGGCGAGGTCACGAAGGAAGTGGCGGATTCGCTTGGGCTTCCGAAGGCGCAGGGCGCGCTGGTGAGCAGTGTGGAAGCGGGCGGGCCGGCCGACAAGGCGGGTATCCAGCCGGGTGACATCATCCTGAAGTACAACGGCCACGACGTGACCACCGCGACAGACCTGCCGCGCATGGTCGGTGACACGAAGCCGGGCACGAAGGCGACGATCACCGTGTGGCGCAAGGGCGAGTCGCGCGATTTGCCGATTACCATCGCGGAAATGCAGCCGGACAAGGTCGCGAAGGCTGAGACCAAGAAGACGCCGCCGCCGAAGGCAAGCGCAAGCAATACGCTCGGCATTGCGGTGAGCGACATTCCGGCTGACCAGAAGAAGGCGCTGAAACTCACCAACGGCGTGATGGTGGATGCGGTTGAAGGCCCAGCGGCGCGTGCCGGCTTCCAGAAGGGCGACATCATCCTGCGGATTGGCGATACGGATATCACGAGCGCTAAGCAATTCGACGCGGTCGCGCAAAACGTTGACCCGAGCAAGATGGTCGCGGTGCTGGTGCGCCGTGGGGACAACACGCAGTTCGTGCCGTTGCGCCCGCGTGCGCCGGTGCAGAAATAA
- a CDS encoding sigma-E factor negative regulatory protein — MGSVSVQSQASSRGERLSAFVDGESFDGSVDISHFLSGFTQKDRAAWSDFHLIGDALRSDDLAASPAASSAFMNAFSARFEAEAHVFAPAAIPAVSAERLRSRLFRRRVVPAFAVAAAAATLTWIVVPQLQGVDGHNSAQMASLSSDHVQRVAMASMPAASTRSPVVEANIIRDASLDQYLEAHQQFSQQPVMPGSMPLIRTAATSQANN, encoded by the coding sequence ATGGGGTCGGTTTCGGTGCAATCGCAAGCTAGCTCGCGAGGCGAGCGTCTGTCCGCTTTTGTCGATGGAGAATCGTTCGACGGTTCGGTCGACATCAGCCATTTTCTTTCCGGGTTTACGCAGAAGGATCGCGCGGCGTGGTCGGATTTCCACTTGATCGGCGACGCCCTGCGTTCCGACGATCTTGCGGCAAGTCCTGCAGCCAGCAGCGCGTTCATGAACGCGTTCTCGGCGCGTTTCGAGGCCGAAGCGCACGTATTCGCGCCCGCGGCCATTCCGGCGGTCTCCGCCGAGCGCTTGCGTTCGCGGCTGTTCCGCCGCCGCGTGGTACCCGCGTTCGCCGTCGCGGCTGCGGCTGCCACGCTGACGTGGATCGTCGTGCCGCAATTGCAGGGCGTAGACGGCCACAACAGCGCGCAGATGGCGTCCTTGTCGTCGGATCATGTGCAGCGCGTGGCCATGGCTTCCATGCCTGCCGCCAGCACGCGCTCGCCAGTCGTCGAAGCGAATATCATTCGCGACGCAAGCCTGGACCAGTATCTCGAAGCGCATCAGCAATTCTCCCAACAGCCCGTCATGCCGGGCTCGATGCCTCTGATTCGCACTGCGGCTACCAGCCAGGCCAATAACTGA
- the rpoE gene encoding RNA polymerase sigma factor RpoE has translation MSEKEIDQVLVERVQKGDKAAFELLVAKYQRKIIRLISRLVRDPAEVEDVAQDAFIKAYRALPQFRGESAFYTWLYRIAVNTAKNYLATQSRRAPTSTEADAEEAETFSDADQLRDINTPESMLMSKQIAQTVNAAMAVLPEELRTAITLREIEGLSYEEIAEMMGCPIGTVRSRIFRAREAIAAKLRPLLDTPEGKRW, from the coding sequence GTGAGCGAAAAAGAAATCGATCAGGTACTGGTCGAACGCGTGCAAAAAGGCGACAAAGCAGCGTTCGAGCTACTGGTCGCCAAATATCAGCGCAAAATCATCCGGCTTATCTCCCGTCTCGTGCGGGATCCCGCCGAGGTTGAGGACGTCGCGCAAGATGCCTTTATCAAGGCTTATCGCGCGTTGCCGCAATTTCGCGGAGAATCGGCGTTTTATACTTGGCTTTACCGGATTGCGGTGAACACCGCGAAGAACTACCTTGCCACTCAGAGCCGGCGTGCTCCAACTTCTACCGAAGCTGATGCAGAAGAAGCGGAAACTTTCTCCGATGCAGACCAACTAAGGGATATCAACACGCCCGAGTCGATGTTGATGAGCAAGCAGATCGCACAGACGGTCAATGCTGCGATGGCGGTTTTACCGGAAGAGTTGCGCACCGCCATTACTCTTCGTGAGATTGAAGGTCTGAGCTACGAGGAAATAGCCGAAATGATGGGTTGCCCTATTGGAACCGTCAGATCAAGAATTTTTCGTGCTCGCGAAGCCATTGCGGCAAAATTGCGTCCGTTGCTGGACACTCCCGAAGGCAAGCGCTGGTAA
- the fabF gene encoding beta-ketoacyl-ACP synthase II, with amino-acid sequence MSRRRVVVTGLGLISPVGNTVADGWANLVAGKSGIAEITKFDATNFSTRFAGEVKGFNVEDYMPAKEARHMDTFIHYGIAAGVQAMQDSGLEITEENSERVGVVVGSGIGGLPMIEVTQTELLNRGPRRISPFFVPASIINMISGHLSIRFGLKGPNLAIVTACTTGLHCIGEGSRLIEYGDADVMICGGSEATVSPLGVGGFAAARALSQRNDDPATASRPWDKDRDGFVLGEGAGVMVLEEYEHAKARGAKIYAEVSGYGMSGDAYHMTAPPEDGDGARRSMRNALKNAQVNPDEVHYLNAHGTSTPLGDLAETIGIKNTFGDHAKKIVVNSTKSMTGHLLGGAGGLESVFTVLALHHQISPPTINIFNQDPACDLDYCANEAREMKIDVALKNSFGFGGTNGTLVFKKH; translated from the coding sequence GTGAGCCGTCGTCGTGTTGTTGTTACAGGCCTTGGGCTGATTTCGCCTGTCGGCAATACCGTTGCCGACGGCTGGGCCAATCTGGTCGCTGGCAAGTCGGGCATCGCCGAGATCACGAAGTTCGATGCCACGAACTTCTCCACGCGCTTTGCCGGCGAAGTCAAAGGCTTCAATGTCGAAGACTATATGCCGGCCAAGGAAGCGCGCCACATGGATACCTTTATCCATTACGGCATTGCTGCAGGCGTGCAAGCCATGCAGGACAGCGGACTGGAAATCACCGAGGAAAACTCGGAGCGCGTGGGCGTTGTCGTGGGTTCGGGAATCGGCGGCCTGCCAATGATCGAAGTCACGCAAACGGAATTGCTGAATCGCGGCCCGCGCCGGATTTCGCCGTTCTTCGTGCCGGCGTCGATCATCAACATGATCTCCGGCCATCTGTCTATCCGCTTCGGTTTGAAAGGACCGAACCTGGCCATTGTGACTGCATGTACTACGGGTCTGCATTGCATCGGCGAAGGCTCGCGGCTGATCGAATACGGCGATGCCGACGTGATGATCTGCGGCGGCTCTGAAGCAACTGTGTCGCCATTGGGTGTCGGCGGCTTTGCGGCGGCGCGCGCGTTGTCCCAGCGCAACGACGACCCCGCTACCGCCAGCCGTCCGTGGGACAAGGATCGCGACGGTTTTGTACTGGGTGAAGGTGCTGGCGTGATGGTGCTCGAAGAGTATGAGCATGCGAAGGCGCGTGGCGCGAAGATCTATGCCGAAGTCAGTGGCTACGGCATGAGCGGCGACGCATATCACATGACCGCCCCGCCGGAAGACGGCGACGGCGCACGGCGCAGCATGCGCAATGCATTGAAAAACGCCCAGGTCAATCCGGACGAAGTGCACTACCTGAACGCCCACGGCACGTCCACGCCGCTCGGCGACCTGGCTGAGACCATTGGTATCAAGAACACGTTCGGCGACCACGCGAAGAAGATCGTGGTGAATTCCACCAAGTCGATGACAGGCCACCTGCTTGGGGGCGCCGGTGGACTGGAATCGGTCTTCACCGTGTTGGCGCTGCATCACCAGATCTCGCCGCCCACCATAAACATCTTCAACCAGGATCCGGCATGTGACCTGGACTACTGCGCAAACGAAGCGCGGGAAATGAAGATCGACGTGGCGCTGAAGAACTCGTTCGGTTTCGGCGGCACGAACGGCACGCTCGTTTTCAAGAAGCATTGA
- a CDS encoding glutaredoxin family protein, whose product MSALKLYGRAWCHLCEDLRAGLEPIAAEFGVAIEWIDIDTDPALEALYDELVPVLVLDGVELCHYRLDETRVRDALLNTLLSTPGTRISP is encoded by the coding sequence ATGAGCGCGCTTAAGCTTTACGGGCGCGCATGGTGCCACCTGTGTGAAGACTTGCGCGCCGGGCTTGAGCCGATTGCGGCTGAGTTCGGCGTCGCGATCGAGTGGATCGATATCGACACCGATCCCGCGCTCGAAGCGCTATACGACGAGCTCGTGCCCGTTCTGGTGCTGGATGGCGTGGAGTTATGCCACTACCGGCTGGACGAAACGCGTGTGCGGGATGCGCTCCTAAACACGCTTTTAAGCACACCCGGCACGCGTATAAGTCCCTGA
- a CDS encoding MucB/RseB C-terminal domain-containing protein, whose translation MQRVRLKKTTHWGRLPALMFCAAALLSAASSAFAQGDDSAAARKSAAELLNRIHDAAQQQNFEGTFVYQRGTTVQSSRITHSAARSDGEFESLESMDGQPRKMLRHDDDMYTFVPERHLVVVEKRQNKDAFPSLLTTSSEQVLTVYEPKMLGPDRVAGIDSQVIELDPKDAWRFAYKLWADSKTGLLLRAQTLGPDGQVLEQLSFSQVQIGGSVDRAAIANGIKNIAGWTVVRPPVQPVDMEAQGWKITPAVPGFREIRELRRPMASREEGQPPIPVDQAVFSDGLAAISIFVEPVEKNSRKEGAGNSGATHVLVKRRGDFWITLLGEVPQATLQQFASAIEYKPSK comes from the coding sequence ATGCAACGTGTGCGGTTGAAGAAAACGACTCATTGGGGGCGGTTGCCGGCGTTGATGTTCTGCGCAGCCGCGTTGTTATCCGCGGCATCGAGTGCTTTTGCGCAAGGCGACGATTCCGCCGCCGCGCGCAAGTCCGCTGCGGAACTGCTCAACCGGATTCACGACGCCGCACAGCAGCAGAACTTCGAGGGCACCTTCGTCTACCAGCGTGGGACAACGGTGCAATCGTCGCGGATTACCCATTCGGCAGCGCGCAGCGACGGTGAGTTCGAATCGCTGGAGAGCATGGACGGCCAGCCTCGCAAGATGCTTCGCCACGACGACGACATGTACACGTTCGTACCTGAACGGCATTTGGTGGTCGTCGAAAAACGCCAGAACAAGGACGCGTTCCCGTCGTTGCTGACAACCAGCAGCGAGCAGGTCCTGACGGTTTACGAGCCAAAAATGCTGGGGCCGGACCGTGTCGCCGGGATCGACAGTCAGGTGATCGAGCTTGATCCGAAAGATGCCTGGCGTTTTGCCTACAAGCTGTGGGCCGACTCGAAAACCGGTCTTCTCCTGCGTGCGCAGACGCTTGGCCCCGACGGCCAGGTGCTCGAACAGCTTTCATTCTCGCAAGTTCAGATTGGCGGGTCCGTGGACCGCGCGGCCATTGCGAACGGGATCAAGAACATAGCCGGGTGGACGGTCGTGCGCCCGCCGGTTCAGCCTGTCGATATGGAAGCGCAGGGCTGGAAGATCACCCCTGCCGTGCCGGGTTTCCGCGAGATTCGCGAGTTGCGCCGGCCGATGGCGTCGCGTGAAGAAGGTCAACCGCCTATTCCTGTCGATCAGGCGGTTTTCTCTGACGGACTCGCGGCAATCTCGATTTTTGTCGAGCCCGTTGAAAAAAATTCCCGCAAGGAAGGTGCGGGTAATAGCGGCGCGACACACGTGCTGGTCAAGCGCCGCGGGGATTTCTGGATTACCTTGCTGGGCGAAGTGCCCCAGGCCACGTTGCAGCAATTTGCTTCTGCCATAGAATACAAGCCTTCCAAGTAA
- the acpP gene encoding acyl carrier protein, producing MDNIEQRVKKIVAEQLGVAEAEIKNEASFVNDLGADSLDTVELVMALEDEFGMEIPDEEAEKITTVQQAIDYARANVKA from the coding sequence ATGGACAATATCGAACAGCGCGTGAAGAAGATCGTCGCCGAACAACTGGGCGTCGCCGAAGCCGAAATCAAGAACGAAGCTTCGTTCGTCAACGATCTGGGCGCTGACTCGCTCGACACCGTCGAACTCGTGATGGCTCTCGAAGACGAATTCGGCATGGAAATCCCTGACGAAGAAGCTGAGAAGATCACGACGGTTCAGCAAGCGATCGACTACGCTCGCGCTAACGTCAAGGCCTAA
- the fabG gene encoding 3-oxoacyl-ACP reductase FabG, which produces MILDKHIVVVTGASRGIGRSIAVELARQGATVIGTATSESGAEGITEALKEFGGQSRGAVLNVTDATASEAFIDGVVKEFGGLNVLVNNAGITKDQLAMRMKDDEFDAVIDTNLRAVFRLSRAVLRPMMKARGGRIINITSVVASSGNPGQANYAAAKAGVAGMTRALAREIGSRGITVNCIAPGFIDTDMTKVLPEAQRAALTAQIPLGRLGSPEDIAHAVAFLASPHAGYITGTTLHVNGGMYM; this is translated from the coding sequence ATGATTTTGGACAAGCACATAGTGGTTGTGACGGGCGCGTCGCGAGGTATCGGCCGGTCGATCGCGGTTGAACTCGCGCGCCAGGGCGCGACCGTGATTGGCACCGCGACCAGTGAAAGCGGCGCTGAGGGCATTACCGAAGCGTTGAAAGAGTTTGGCGGACAAAGCCGTGGCGCCGTGCTGAACGTGACTGACGCGACCGCGAGCGAAGCGTTTATCGACGGCGTGGTCAAGGAATTCGGTGGCCTCAACGTGCTGGTGAACAACGCCGGGATCACGAAAGATCAACTCGCGATGCGCATGAAGGACGACGAATTCGACGCCGTCATCGATACCAACCTGCGCGCCGTTTTCCGTCTTTCGCGCGCAGTGCTGCGCCCGATGATGAAAGCGCGCGGCGGACGGATTATCAATATTACGTCGGTGGTGGCGTCGTCGGGCAACCCGGGGCAGGCTAATTACGCGGCCGCGAAGGCCGGCGTGGCAGGCATGACGCGGGCGCTGGCCCGTGAAATCGGCAGCCGTGGGATCACGGTGAACTGCATTGCGCCGGGTTTTATCGATACCGACATGACCAAGGTCTTGCCGGAAGCGCAGCGTGCGGCACTCACAGCACAGATACCACTCGGCCGACTGGGCAGCCCCGAAGATATCGCTCATGCTGTGGCTTTCCTGGCTTCCCCGCACGCCGGCTACATCACGGGGACAACGCTCCATGTGAACGGCGGCATGTACATGTGA
- the lepB gene encoding signal peptidase I — translation MNFALILLVLVIVTGIAWVFDKLVFEKQRRRAADAAVADFDQQQARLEPRFADEHAPQTRARLRDEKLRQPWYLEYSASFFPVILVVFVVRSFVVEPFKIPSGSMVPTLLVGDFILVNKFEYGLRLPISNTKLTSGTPLKRGDVVVFRYPKDESVDYIKRVIGLPGDTVAYQDKKLTINGKPVPETPLPDFFDDERIGYAKQFEEDLDGRKNAILNNAQVPPFVIGADDFPFRDNCNYNAQGVICKVPAGNYFMMGDNRDNSADSRYWGFVPDANIVGRAFFIWMNFSSLKRIGVFH, via the coding sequence ATGAATTTTGCGTTGATTCTTTTGGTGCTCGTCATCGTGACGGGGATTGCGTGGGTGTTCGACAAACTGGTGTTTGAGAAGCAACGGCGCCGGGCAGCAGACGCAGCGGTAGCGGATTTCGATCAACAGCAGGCACGCCTTGAGCCTCGTTTCGCCGATGAACACGCGCCGCAAACGCGCGCTCGCCTGCGCGATGAAAAGCTCCGTCAGCCGTGGTACCTGGAATATTCCGCGAGCTTCTTTCCGGTGATCCTGGTCGTGTTCGTGGTGCGCTCGTTCGTGGTCGAGCCGTTCAAGATTCCGTCGGGGTCCATGGTGCCAACACTGTTGGTGGGCGACTTCATCCTCGTTAATAAATTCGAATATGGTTTGCGTCTGCCAATCAGCAATACCAAGCTGACCAGCGGCACGCCGCTCAAGCGTGGTGACGTAGTCGTGTTCCGTTATCCGAAAGACGAGTCGGTGGATTACATCAAGCGCGTGATCGGCCTTCCTGGTGATACGGTTGCATACCAGGACAAGAAGCTGACCATCAACGGCAAGCCGGTTCCGGAAACGCCGCTGCCCGATTTCTTCGACGATGAACGCATTGGTTATGCGAAGCAGTTCGAAGAAGATCTTGATGGCCGCAAGAACGCGATCCTGAATAACGCGCAAGTGCCGCCGTTCGTGATCGGCGCCGACGACTTCCCGTTTCGAGACAACTGCAACTACAACGCTCAAGGCGTCATCTGCAAAGTGCCGGCGGGTAACTATTTCATGATGGGCGACAACCGCGATAACAGTGCAGACAGCCGTTATTGGGGCTTTGTGCCGGATGCGAATATCGTCGGACGCGCATTCTTTATCTGGATGAACTTCAGCAGTTTGAAACGCATTGGTGTGTTCCATTGA
- the rnc gene encoding ribonuclease III: MPSTPLESRLQYEFRNAELLRQAMTHRSHSATHNERLEFLGDSVLNCVVAALLFQRFAKLDEGDLSRVRANLVKQQSLYEIAQALNVSEALRLGEGELRSGGFRRPSILADTLEAIFGAVFLDGGFDAALQVIKRLYTPILDHIDPRTIGKDAKTLLQEYLQGHKIALPTYTVVATHGAAHNQQFEVECTVPKLEVKVSGSGASRRAAEQAAAKKALDELASAAPAMTAKPKRKGARAAKQVEPEIVPGVTGVQAALDLRAPDRRERARASSASSNSTTGHGSNTHNDPERPATAPFAVIRASHVEPSAGAFASAEKTERTTIHRAEKTEKAEKAATEMPVARSENTDKPSAVHVEPAVDNAVHNPVEKSAAKADSAGEKAVAKQADKQADKPAAKSAEASAAEKPASPARQREDVPAAHSATASKGAESVDAKVEAHLEESVDETVVRAADTGH; the protein is encoded by the coding sequence ATGCCCTCAACCCCGTTGGAAAGCCGGCTCCAGTACGAATTTCGCAATGCGGAATTGCTGCGCCAGGCGATGACCCACCGTAGTCACAGTGCCACGCACAATGAACGACTCGAATTTCTCGGAGATTCCGTTCTAAATTGCGTGGTGGCTGCGCTTTTGTTCCAGCGATTCGCAAAACTCGATGAAGGCGACCTTTCTCGCGTCCGGGCAAATCTCGTCAAGCAGCAGTCACTTTATGAGATTGCGCAGGCGCTGAATGTCTCCGAGGCGTTGCGGCTGGGCGAGGGCGAGTTGCGCAGCGGCGGCTTCCGCCGCCCGTCCATATTGGCCGACACACTCGAAGCCATCTTCGGCGCAGTTTTTCTGGACGGAGGTTTTGACGCCGCGCTCCAGGTCATCAAGCGGCTCTACACGCCAATTCTCGACCACATCGATCCACGCACGATTGGTAAAGACGCGAAGACGCTGTTGCAGGAATATCTGCAAGGTCACAAGATCGCATTGCCGACCTACACGGTCGTGGCCACGCACGGCGCGGCGCATAACCAGCAGTTCGAAGTTGAATGCACGGTGCCGAAGCTTGAGGTGAAGGTGTCGGGTTCCGGTGCGAGCCGGCGTGCGGCCGAACAGGCTGCGGCAAAGAAGGCGCTTGACGAGCTGGCTTCCGCCGCGCCGGCCATGACGGCGAAGCCGAAGCGCAAGGGTGCGCGCGCAGCCAAGCAGGTGGAGCCGGAAATCGTGCCGGGCGTGACGGGCGTGCAGGCGGCTCTCGATCTGCGTGCACCGGACCGGCGTGAGCGCGCACGTGCCAGCAGCGCCAGCAGTAATAGCACCACTGGTCATGGCAGCAACACGCATAACGATCCCGAGCGGCCGGCCACTGCGCCATTCGCGGTGATTCGCGCGTCGCATGTGGAACCGTCGGCGGGGGCATTCGCCAGCGCGGAAAAAACCGAGCGGACGACGATTCATCGGGCAGAAAAGACAGAGAAGGCCGAGAAAGCAGCAACTGAGATGCCGGTGGCCCGAAGCGAAAACACGGACAAGCCATCGGCCGTGCACGTCGAACCCGCAGTGGATAACGCTGTGCATAACCCGGTGGAAAAAAGCGCTGCGAAGGCAGATAGTGCGGGTGAGAAGGCGGTCGCGAAGCAGGCTGACAAGCAAGCCGACAAGCCCGCAGCAAAAAGTGCTGAAGCATCTGCTGCCGAGAAACCCGCAAGCCCCGCACGGCAGCGTGAAGACGTGCCTGCGGCGCATTCCGCAACAGCCTCGAAGGGCGCAGAGAGCGTTGACGCGAAGGTCGAAGCACACCTGGAAGAAAGCGTCGATGAAACCGTCGTACGTGCCGCCGATACCGGCCATTAA